Below is a genomic region from Chloroflexaceae bacterium.
GCCAGTGGGCCGGGGATTGGCCCCGGTATGGGTAAACACCTCCCAGCGCGGCGGCTCGCCGGGGGCGCTGACGCGCCGCGCGTCCACCGAGAGCACGATGCACTGGCTGCCGAAGCGCTTCGCGCCCTCTTCGATCAACTGCGGGTTGAGCACCGCCGCGGTATTGATAGACACCTTATCGGCCCCGGCGCGCAGCATGCGGTACATATCCTCGACCGTTCGCAGGCCGCCGCCGACGGTCAGAGGAATGAAGACCTGCGACGCGGTCCGCTCGACCACGTCCGCCATAATCGCCCGTTCATCGCTGGAGGCCGTAATGTCGTAGAACACCAGTTCATCGGCTCCAGCGGCGTCGTAGGCCGCGGCCAGGGCCACCGGGTCGCCCGCGTCGCGATGGTTGACGAAGGAAACGCCCTTCACCACCCGCCCGGCCTTCACGTCAAGACAGGGGATAATTCGTCGCGTGAGCATCGTGTTACTCCTGATATTATTTTGGATTTCGGATTTTGGATTTTGGATTTTGGTACTACATAACGAGACTTCTCGTTGTAGGGGAAGCTTGAAAGGGCGCAGCCCCCGCCACTTCCGCCGAGACGAAGTCTCGTTGTCGTATTGGAGGCTTTCTGGTTCACGGGTTGGACGCCGGTTGTCGTTTCTCCGCGTGGCCTCCCCGCAGGCAGGGAGCAGGAAAACCAGGTTTCCCCACGCTCCTTCAAAAGACCGAGGAACGAGCGTTTCCAGGAGGGCTTCGCCCTCCCAGATCCTTGCTATCCAGGCATCACGCCTTCCCCCTAGTTGGGCCGCGCTTGCCCTTCGCGCCCCCCTTCCTCGGCGGGAGGCGAGCCGGCTGCGCCGGCGCCGGCCTCCTCGCCCTGGCGGCGGGCATCGGCGATCAGCGCGCGGGTGGCGCGGGTGGCCCAGAGCGCCAGGAAGGCCGGGGTGATCAGCGCCAGCGGCGCCACCAGGATCAGACTGATCAGCAGCAGCGCCCCCATCAGCAGGAGGGTCACGAAGGTGTAAATGGGGCGGCCAAGCGCCAGCAGCAGGGCATTGCGCCCGATGAGCCGCAGGGAGGGGACCTCCTGGAGCATAAGCAACGGGAAGGCGTAGAGCGTCAGGCCCAGCCAGAACAACGACAGGTAGAGCCACAGGCCAAGGAGGAAGCCGCCCAGGAGGGAGTTCATCCGCAGGTAGAAGCCAAGATTGAAGAGGATCAGCAGCGCC
It encodes:
- the hisF gene encoding imidazole glycerol phosphate synthase subunit HisF; its protein translation is MLTRRIIPCLDVKAGRVVKGVSFVNHRDAGDPVALAAAYDAAGADELVFYDITASSDERAIMADVVERTASQVFIPLTVGGGLRTVEDMYRMLRAGADKVSINTAAVLNPQLIEEGAKRFGSQCIVLSVDARRVSAPGEPPRWEVFTHTGANPRPTGLDAIEWIRRGVDLGAGEICINSMDADGQKTGYDLELLRAVSAAVPVPVIASGGVGGPEHMYQGIAEGRADAVLAASIFHFGEYTIAEVKRYLRERGVPVRD